The Pseudomonas extremaustralis genome contains a region encoding:
- a CDS encoding catalase family protein, protein MLARLWLRLGAFLGKTLLWVAGLGLLGWLAAMAWYAWQHSGPVSPDEQIPAGEAAMTQGIIQTAVRIVDQHREGTRYLRDAHAKAHGCVKAEVNVLPDLDPALRQGVFAEPGKTWQALMRLSNGNAYPQFDSIRDARGMALKLLDVPGKQLLADQQSRTEQDFVMFSHPNFFVSDVAEYAQNIGAQADGKKVMAFFPKADPRSWQVRHLFIALATLAPAPASPTQTTYFSVSPYKFGTANAKFRVAPDPQSCPEYVLPPQNQNLPNFLRSALNQQLSTDRVPACFVLQIQRQNPQKFMPIEDTSIEWKESDAPYETVARVKIPPQDFDTPALNLACDNQSFNPWFGLEAHRPIGGINRLRKAVYEAVSDYRHSRNL, encoded by the coding sequence CTGCTCGCCCGACTCTGGCTGCGTCTCGGCGCGTTTCTGGGCAAGACCTTACTGTGGGTGGCCGGCCTGGGCCTGCTCGGTTGGCTGGCCGCCATGGCCTGGTATGCCTGGCAACACAGCGGCCCGGTGTCGCCGGACGAGCAGATCCCGGCGGGTGAAGCGGCGATGACCCAGGGCATTATCCAGACCGCCGTACGCATCGTTGACCAACACCGCGAAGGCACGCGCTACCTGCGCGATGCCCACGCCAAGGCCCATGGATGCGTGAAGGCCGAAGTCAACGTGCTGCCAGACCTTGACCCGGCGTTGCGCCAGGGTGTGTTCGCCGAGCCGGGCAAAACCTGGCAGGCGCTGATGCGACTGTCCAACGGCAACGCCTACCCGCAGTTCGACAGCATCCGCGATGCCCGCGGCATGGCGCTCAAGCTGTTGGATGTACCGGGCAAACAGCTGCTGGCGGACCAGCAATCACGCACGGAACAGGACTTCGTGATGTTCAGCCACCCGAACTTCTTTGTCAGCGATGTGGCGGAGTACGCGCAGAACATCGGCGCCCAGGCCGATGGCAAGAAAGTCATGGCATTTTTCCCCAAGGCCGACCCGCGCAGTTGGCAGGTCCGCCACCTGTTTATCGCCCTGGCGACCCTGGCCCCCGCGCCAGCCAGCCCGACCCAGACCACCTACTTTTCGGTATCGCCCTACAAGTTCGGCACGGCCAACGCCAAGTTCCGCGTCGCGCCCGACCCACAAAGCTGCCCGGAATATGTACTGCCCCCACAGAACCAGAACCTGCCGAACTTCTTGCGCAGTGCCCTGAACCAGCAACTGTCTACCGACCGCGTGCCGGCGTGTTTCGTGCTGCAGATCCAACGGCAGAACCCACAGAAGTTCATGCCGATCGAAGACACCAGTATCGAATGGAAGGAAAGCGACGCGCCTTATGAAACCGTGGCCAGGGTGAAGATCCCCCCTCAGGATTTCGACACCCCGGCGCTGAACCTGGCGTGCGACAACCAGTCGTTCAACCCGTGGTTCGGGTTGGAGGCGCATCGCCCGATCGGCGGGATCAACCGGTTGCGCAAAGCGGTGTACGAAGCCGTCAGCGACTATCGGCATAGTCGCAACTTGTAA
- the kdpF gene encoding K(+)-transporting ATPase subunit F → MGLFAYLGYALIRAEKF, encoded by the coding sequence GTGGGGCTGTTCGCTTACTTGGGCTACGCCCTTATTCGCGCAGAAAAATTCTAG
- the kdpA gene encoding potassium-transporting ATPase subunit KdpA, which translates to MLSTLLEFALVLGLMTGLAILMGKWLTRVFTGTHHALPERYTYRLLGIDPRESMGWARYGSALLLSNAAMMLLGYAVLRLQAVMPINPLGLAAQSPDLAFNTAVSFITNTNWQAYSGETSLSNFSQMAVITFLMCVGATSGVVAAAAFIRGLSRSGSGDIGNFWVDFTRTLYRVMLPLCVGMALVYVWQGMPQTFASQALVTTLEGAQQQLIVGAVASFESIKHIGTNGGGFFSMNAAHPFENPTPLTNALHILSMLLIPSALTYTFGSMLVQRRQGWVFFGTFLVMFIGFLALVYGAEQNGNPLLTQAGANQSLSLEQSGGNMEGKELRFGIADSSLFIATTTAATTGSVNTMHDSLTPMGGFVPLAQMMLNCVFGGDGVGFINLIQYALLTVFLVGMMIGRSPEFLGKKIEAREMKLVMLAVLAHPISILGFTALAALWPDTMASLNNLGPHGFSEVLYAYTSGTANNGSAFAGLNANTPFFNTTIGLAMLIGRFFTMLPMLAVAGSLAMKKTVPAGAGTIPTATPLFMVLVVFVVLVVGGLTFLPALALGPLVEQLQLLSGQTYN; encoded by the coding sequence ATGTTAAGCACGCTGCTGGAATTTGCGCTGGTCCTGGGGTTGATGACGGGACTCGCCATACTGATGGGCAAATGGCTGACCCGGGTGTTCACCGGAACCCACCATGCCTTGCCGGAACGTTATACCTATCGCCTGCTGGGCATCGACCCACGGGAAAGCATGGGCTGGGCCCGCTACGGTTCGGCGCTGTTGTTGTCGAACGCGGCGATGATGTTGCTGGGCTATGCAGTCCTGCGCCTGCAGGCGGTGATGCCGATCAACCCGCTGGGGCTGGCCGCGCAATCGCCGGACCTGGCGTTCAACACCGCCGTGTCCTTTATTACCAACACCAACTGGCAGGCGTACTCGGGCGAGACCAGCCTGTCGAACTTCAGCCAGATGGCGGTCATCACTTTTCTGATGTGCGTCGGTGCCACCTCCGGCGTAGTCGCGGCAGCCGCTTTCATTCGCGGCTTGAGCCGCTCCGGCTCGGGCGATATCGGCAACTTCTGGGTCGACTTCACCCGCACGCTCTATCGCGTGATGCTGCCGCTGTGCGTGGGCATGGCGCTGGTGTACGTGTGGCAGGGCATGCCGCAGACCTTCGCCTCCCAGGCCCTGGTCACCACGCTGGAAGGCGCGCAGCAGCAGTTGATTGTCGGCGCGGTGGCCAGCTTTGAATCGATCAAGCACATCGGCACCAACGGCGGCGGTTTCTTCAGCATGAACGCCGCGCACCCATTCGAAAACCCGACGCCGCTGACCAACGCCCTGCACATCCTCAGCATGTTGCTGATCCCGTCGGCGTTGACCTACACCTTTGGCAGCATGCTGGTGCAGCGTCGTCAGGGCTGGGTGTTTTTCGGCACCTTCCTGGTGATGTTCATCGGCTTCCTCGCCCTGGTCTACGGCGCCGAGCAAAACGGCAACCCGCTGCTGACCCAGGCCGGCGCCAACCAGAGCCTGTCGCTGGAACAAAGCGGCGGCAACATGGAGGGCAAGGAACTGCGCTTCGGCATCGCCGACAGCAGCCTGTTCATCGCCACCACCACAGCGGCGACCACCGGCTCGGTCAACACCATGCACGACTCGCTGACCCCCATGGGCGGTTTCGTGCCCCTGGCGCAGATGATGCTCAACTGTGTGTTCGGCGGCGACGGCGTGGGCTTTATCAACCTGATCCAGTACGCCCTGCTGACGGTGTTCCTGGTGGGCATGATGATCGGCCGCAGCCCCGAGTTCCTCGGCAAGAAAATCGAGGCGCGGGAGATGAAACTGGTGATGCTCGCGGTACTCGCGCACCCCATCAGCATCCTTGGCTTCACCGCCCTCGCCGCCCTGTGGCCCGACACCATGGCCAGTCTCAACAACCTCGGCCCCCACGGTTTCAGCGAGGTGCTGTACGCCTACACCTCCGGTACCGCCAACAACGGTTCGGCCTTCGCCGGCTTGAACGCGAACACGCCGTTTTTCAACACCACCATCGGCCTGGCGATGTTGATCGGGCGCTTCTTCACGATGCTGCCGATGCTCGCCGTGGCCGGCTCCCTGGCGATGAAGAAAACCGTACCCGCCGGCGCCGGCACCATTCCCACCGCGACCCCGCTGTTCATGGTGCTGGTGGTGTTCGTGGTGCTGGTGGTCGGTGGCCTGACCTTTTTGCCGGCGCTCGCACTCGGCCCGCTGGTGGAGCAACTGCAGTTGCTGTCCGGCCAGACCTACAACTGA
- the kdpC gene encoding K(+)-transporting ATPase subunit C translates to MTTQSIVKGLLRPVLVSAVFFMLLTGFAYPAFTTVTAQLMFPFQARGSLIERDGLVMGSALIGQHFTRPEYFHGRPSMTLGADPKDPSKSVSQPYNAGSSGASNLGPTSQKLVDQVAARVQAYRQANGLAADALVPVDAVTASASGLDPHISLANARLQLPRVARLRQIPEAELLQLVEQHTSARTLGLLGEPRVNVLPLNLALDARLPSRQPPIAASE, encoded by the coding sequence ATGACAACTCAATCGATAGTCAAAGGGCTGTTGCGCCCAGTGCTGGTTTCGGCGGTGTTTTTCATGCTGTTGACGGGGTTCGCCTACCCGGCGTTCACCACCGTGACCGCACAGCTGATGTTCCCGTTCCAGGCCCGCGGCTCGCTGATCGAACGGGACGGCCTGGTCATGGGCTCGGCCCTCATCGGCCAGCATTTCACCCGGCCGGAATACTTCCACGGCCGCCCAAGCATGACCCTCGGCGCCGACCCGAAAGACCCAAGTAAAAGCGTGTCGCAGCCGTACAACGCCGGTTCCAGCGGCGCCAGCAACCTGGGGCCGACCAGCCAGAAACTGGTGGACCAGGTAGCCGCACGCGTCCAGGCCTATCGCCAGGCCAACGGCCTGGCCGCCGACGCCCTGGTACCGGTGGATGCGGTCACCGCTTCCGCCTCGGGCCTCGATCCGCATATCTCGCTGGCCAATGCGCGGCTGCAACTGCCCCGGGTGGCGCGCCTGCGGCAGATCCCCGAAGCCGAGCTGCTGCAACTGGTCGAGCAACATACCAGCGCGCGCACCCTCGGCCTGCTCGGCGAGCCACGGGTCAATGTGCTGCCACTCAACCTTGCGCTGGACGCCCGCCTGCCATCGCGCCAGCCCCCCATTGCGGCCAGTGAGTAA
- the kdpB gene encoding potassium-transporting ATPase subunit KdpB, whose amino-acid sequence MKNARIPLFDRAIVLTACGDALKKLLPQAQWKNPVMFVVYLGSILTTLLWFQSLGGQGEAPSGFILSITLWLWFTVLFANFAEALAEGRSRAQAASLRGMKRETLAKLLQQPKHGAAWLPTAATLLRKDQVVLIEAGDLVPLDGIVIEGVASVDESAITGESAPVIREAGGDFSSVTGGTRVLSDWLVVRISVNPGESFLDRMISMVESAKRQKTPNEVALTILLVGLTLLFLLVIATLSPYSIFAVAMSGSGSVVSATVLVALLVCLIPTTIGGLLSAIGVAGMSRMMSANVIATSGRAVEAAGDVDVLLLDKTGTITLGNRQASGFFPAPGIKEAELADAAQLASLADETPEGRSIVVLAKQKFDIRARDINQLGASFVHFTAQTRMSGVDLPEGRAIRKGAADAIRGHVEALGGSFPTALQAKVDEVARRGSTPLVVSDGAKALGVVELKDVVKGGIKERFAELRRMGIKTVMITGDNHLTAAAIAVEAGVDDFLAEARPEDKLQLIRDYQAQGKLVAMTGDGTNDAPALAQADVAVAMNSGTQAAKEAGNMVDLDSNPTKLIEVVEVGKQMLMTRGALTTFSVANDVAKYFAIIPAAFVATYPQLGALNVMHLASPNSAILSAVIFNALIIVALIPLALRGVTYRSIGAAALLNRNLLIYGLGGVLVPFAGIKLIDLLLTGLGLV is encoded by the coding sequence ATGAAAAATGCTCGTATACCTCTGTTCGATCGCGCCATCGTGCTCACTGCCTGTGGGGATGCGCTGAAGAAACTGCTGCCCCAGGCGCAATGGAAAAACCCGGTGATGTTCGTGGTCTACCTGGGCAGCATCCTCACCACCCTGCTGTGGTTCCAGTCCCTGGGCGGCCAGGGTGAAGCCCCCAGCGGCTTTATCCTCAGCATCACCTTGTGGCTGTGGTTCACCGTGCTGTTCGCCAACTTCGCCGAGGCCCTGGCCGAAGGACGCAGCCGCGCCCAGGCCGCGAGCTTGCGTGGGATGAAGCGCGAGACCCTGGCCAAGTTGCTGCAACAGCCCAAGCACGGCGCGGCGTGGCTGCCAACGGCTGCGACGCTGCTGCGCAAAGATCAGGTGGTGCTGATCGAAGCCGGCGACCTGGTGCCGTTGGACGGCATCGTGATTGAAGGCGTGGCGTCGGTGGACGAAAGCGCGATCACCGGCGAATCGGCGCCGGTGATCCGCGAGGCCGGCGGCGACTTTTCCTCGGTCACCGGTGGCACCCGCGTGCTGTCGGACTGGCTGGTGGTGCGCATCAGCGTCAACCCCGGCGAGTCGTTCCTGGACCGCATGATCTCGATGGTCGAGTCGGCCAAGCGCCAGAAAACCCCGAACGAAGTAGCCCTGACCATCCTGCTGGTGGGCCTGACCCTGCTGTTTCTGCTGGTGATCGCCACGCTGAGCCCGTACTCGATCTTCGCCGTGGCCATGAGCGGCAGCGGCAGCGTGGTCAGCGCCACGGTGCTGGTGGCCTTGCTGGTGTGCCTGATCCCCACCACCATCGGCGGCCTGCTCTCAGCCATCGGCGTGGCAGGCATGAGCCGGATGATGTCGGCCAATGTCATCGCCACCTCCGGGCGGGCGGTCGAAGCGGCGGGCGACGTCGACGTGTTGCTGCTGGACAAGACCGGCACCATCACCCTGGGCAACCGTCAGGCCAGCGGTTTTTTCCCCGCGCCGGGCATAAAAGAGGCGGAGTTGGCGGACGCCGCACAACTGGCGTCCCTGGCCGATGAAACCCCGGAAGGCCGCAGCATTGTGGTACTGGCCAAGCAGAAGTTCGACATCCGCGCGCGGGACATCAACCAACTGGGCGCCAGCTTTGTCCATTTCACTGCGCAGACCCGCATGAGCGGCGTCGACCTGCCCGAAGGCCGGGCGATTCGCAAGGGCGCGGCGGACGCGATTCGCGGCCATGTCGAGGCGCTGGGTGGCAGTTTCCCCACAGCCTTGCAGGCCAAGGTCGATGAAGTCGCGCGGCGCGGCAGCACGCCGCTGGTGGTCAGCGACGGTGCCAAGGCACTGGGCGTGGTGGAGCTCAAGGACGTGGTCAAGGGCGGCATCAAGGAGCGCTTCGCCGAACTGCGGCGCATGGGCATCAAGACCGTGATGATCACCGGCGACAACCACCTGACCGCGGCCGCCATTGCGGTGGAGGCCGGCGTGGATGATTTCCTCGCCGAAGCCCGCCCGGAGGACAAGCTGCAATTGATCCGCGACTACCAGGCCCAGGGCAAGCTCGTGGCCATGACCGGCGATGGCACCAACGATGCGCCGGCACTGGCCCAGGCCGACGTGGCGGTGGCGATGAACAGCGGCACCCAGGCCGCCAAAGAGGCCGGCAACATGGTCGACCTCGACAGCAACCCGACCAAGCTGATCGAAGTGGTCGAGGTCGGCAAACAGATGCTGATGACCCGCGGCGCCCTCACCACCTTCAGCGTGGCCAATGACGTAGCGAAGTACTTTGCGATCATCCCGGCGGCGTTTGTCGCGACCTATCCACAGCTCGGCGCATTGAACGTGATGCACCTGGCCAGCCCCAACTCGGCGATTCTCAGCGCGGTGATTTTTAACGCGCTGATCATTGTCGCGCTGATCCCCCTGGCCCTGCGCGGCGTGACCTATCGTTCGATCGGCGCAGCGGCGTTGCTCAACCGCAATCTGCTGATCTACGGCCTCGGCGGCGTGCTGGTGCCGTTTGCCGGGATCAAGCTGATCGACCTGCTGCTGACGGGGTTGGGCTTGGTGTAA
- a CDS encoding sensor histidine kinase, translating to MSATHQERPDPDALLARVQQEEQAALRGKLRIYFGSNAGVGKTCAMLAAAQREAALGRDMLAGIVETHGRAETAELLHGLEQLPRAALQHGEFALSEFDLDAALRRRPAVVLVDELAHSNAPGSRHPKRWQDVEELLSAGIDVWTTLNVQHLESLNDLVSGIIGIRVRETVPDHVFDNAHDVVVIDLPPDDLLQRLKDGKVYLGPAAARASQHFFRKGNLLALRELALRRTADRVDAQMRVYRREQSIKTLWPARERLLVGIAGDAGDERLVREAARLAQKLEADWIVVHVASAQGRGAKRYPTAMKTLALAGEFGADTATLPGMDVAEALVACAREHNANRLVLGHHPRRRWRFWHQSVSDRISRHHPQIDQIVIAHGLLPGKPAVREKPAALPGTRLAYVWASLACFAASAVAALLLQVFDLANVVMLFLLTVVLVALRYGRGPGVWAAMLAVLCFDFFFVQPRYSFTVNDTQYFFTFALMLGIALITGQLTARLRHEARTAAARERRATSLARLARDLSAALTVEHISEVALRTFSGVFEARVGLALPDAADGVHSVSAAGLPIDDSIAQWTYDHGHPAGHGTDTLSAAKGCYLPLKAPMRVRGVLVLELAQSERLNDPQERRLLEACMSQLAIALERVHFVEVAQSTLVQMEGEKMRNTLLAAISHDLRTPLTTLIGAADTALPHAPPGPLTELLHGIHEQATSMQRLIENLLDMARLQERGVRLNRQWHSLEEIVGSALRQLREPLARHRVHTSLDAHLPLVEVDALLMERVLVNLLDNAAKYTPPGTTIRVAASKVGERIVLEVSDTGPGQAPANLFEPFTRGQQESSVAGIGLGLALAKRIVEAHGGRIDANPGRTRGMHFIITLPAGTPPAMESL from the coding sequence ATGTCAGCAACTCACCAGGAACGCCCCGACCCCGACGCCCTGCTGGCGCGGGTCCAACAAGAAGAACAGGCCGCCTTGCGCGGCAAATTGCGGATCTACTTCGGCTCCAATGCCGGGGTGGGCAAGACCTGCGCCATGCTCGCCGCGGCGCAACGCGAAGCCGCCCTGGGCCGCGACATGCTGGCCGGGATAGTGGAAACCCACGGCCGCGCGGAAACCGCCGAGTTGCTCCATGGCCTGGAGCAACTGCCTCGCGCCGCGCTGCAGCATGGCGAGTTTGCGCTCAGCGAATTCGACCTCGACGCCGCCCTGCGCCGCCGTCCTGCCGTGGTGCTGGTGGACGAACTGGCCCATAGCAACGCGCCCGGCTCGCGCCACCCCAAACGCTGGCAAGACGTGGAAGAACTGCTCAGCGCCGGCATCGATGTCTGGACCACCCTCAACGTGCAGCACCTGGAAAGCCTGAATGACCTGGTCAGTGGGATCATCGGCATCCGCGTGCGTGAAACCGTGCCCGACCATGTATTCGATAACGCCCACGACGTGGTGGTGATCGATCTCCCCCCGGACGATCTGTTGCAACGCCTCAAGGACGGCAAGGTGTACCTGGGCCCGGCGGCGGCGCGCGCCTCGCAGCATTTTTTCCGCAAGGGCAACCTGCTGGCGCTGCGCGAGCTGGCACTGCGGCGCACGGCTGACCGGGTCGACGCGCAGATGCGTGTGTACCGCCGCGAACAGTCGATCAAGACCCTGTGGCCGGCCCGCGAGCGGCTGTTGGTCGGCATAGCCGGTGACGCCGGCGACGAACGCCTGGTGCGTGAAGCGGCGCGCCTGGCACAGAAGCTGGAAGCCGACTGGATTGTGGTCCACGTCGCATCGGCCCAGGGGCGCGGCGCCAAGCGCTACCCGACGGCGATGAAAACCCTGGCCCTGGCCGGCGAATTCGGCGCCGATACGGCCACGCTGCCAGGCATGGACGTCGCCGAAGCGTTGGTCGCCTGCGCCCGTGAGCACAATGCCAATCGCCTGGTACTCGGTCATCATCCGCGCCGCCGGTGGCGCTTCTGGCATCAGTCAGTCAGCGACCGGATCAGCCGCCACCACCCGCAAATCGATCAGATCGTGATTGCCCACGGCCTGCTGCCAGGCAAGCCCGCCGTGCGGGAAAAACCCGCAGCGCTGCCCGGCACTCGACTGGCCTACGTCTGGGCCAGCCTCGCCTGTTTCGCCGCCAGCGCTGTCGCCGCGCTGTTGTTGCAGGTGTTCGACCTGGCCAACGTGGTCATGTTGTTTTTACTTACCGTCGTACTGGTGGCGCTGCGCTATGGACGCGGCCCCGGCGTGTGGGCGGCGATGCTCGCGGTGTTGTGTTTCGACTTCTTTTTCGTACAGCCGCGCTATTCATTCACCGTCAACGACACCCAGTATTTCTTCACCTTTGCCTTGATGCTCGGCATCGCCCTGATTACCGGCCAACTCACCGCGCGCCTGCGCCACGAAGCGCGCACCGCCGCCGCACGCGAACGCCGCGCAACCTCCCTGGCGCGCCTGGCCCGTGACCTGTCGGCCGCGCTGACCGTGGAGCACATCAGCGAAGTCGCGCTGCGCACCTTCAGCGGCGTGTTCGAAGCCCGGGTCGGCCTGGCCCTGCCGGATGCCGCCGATGGCGTACACAGCGTGAGCGCGGCCGGGCTGCCGATCGACGACAGCATCGCCCAATGGACTTACGACCACGGCCACCCCGCCGGCCACGGCACTGACACCCTGTCGGCGGCCAAGGGCTGCTACTTGCCGCTCAAAGCACCGATGCGCGTGCGCGGCGTGCTGGTGCTGGAACTGGCCCAGAGCGAGCGCCTGAACGATCCGCAGGAACGCCGCCTGCTGGAAGCCTGCATGAGCCAACTGGCGATTGCCCTGGAGCGCGTGCATTTCGTCGAGGTGGCGCAAAGCACTCTGGTGCAGATGGAAGGCGAGAAAATGCGCAACACCTTGCTCGCGGCGATTTCCCATGACCTGCGCACGCCCTTGACCACGCTGATCGGCGCCGCCGACACCGCCCTGCCCCACGCGCCGCCGGGGCCGCTCACCGAGCTGCTGCACGGCATCCACGAACAAGCCACGTCCATGCAGCGCCTGATCGAAAACCTGCTGGACATGGCGCGCCTGCAGGAACGTGGCGTGCGCCTGAACCGCCAATGGCACTCGCTGGAAGAAATCGTCGGCAGCGCCCTGCGCCAATTGCGCGAGCCGTTGGCGCGGCACCGCGTCCACACCAGCCTCGATGCGCACTTGCCGCTGGTGGAAGTCGACGCGCTGCTGATGGAGCGGGTGCTGGTCAACCTGCTGGACAACGCCGCCAAGTACACCCCGCCGGGCACCACTATCCGCGTGGCCGCGAGCAAAGTCGGCGAGCGCATCGTACTGGAGGTCAGCGACACCGGCCCCGGCCAGGCGCCAGCGAATCTGTTCGAACCCTTCACCCGCGGCCAGCAGGAATCGTCCGTCGCCGGCATCGGCCTGGGCCTGGCGCTGGCCAAACGCATCGTCGAGGCCCACGGCGGGCGCATTGATGCCAACCCCGGCCGCACGCGCGGTATGCATTTCATCATCACGTTACCGGCGGGCACCCCGCCCGCCATGGAATCCCTATGA
- a CDS encoding response regulator, with protein MSTARILIVEDEANIRRFVGIALQDEGFQVFEADSVKRALIHAASRQPDLVIVDLGLPDGDGKQLISELRGWLAVPILVLSARDREEEKVAALDAGADDYLTKPFGVPELLARIRAQLRRHGQTGSVVATSKVAFGEIEVDLATHEVSRAGQPVHLTPIEYRLLCAMIRGQSRVLTHRQLLLEVWGLDYVDRAHYLRVHMAHLRQKLEADPAQPQYFITELQVGYRLVGG; from the coding sequence ATGAGCACTGCACGCATTCTGATTGTTGAAGACGAGGCCAACATCCGCCGCTTTGTCGGCATCGCCCTGCAAGATGAAGGCTTTCAGGTGTTCGAGGCCGACAGCGTCAAACGCGCGCTGATCCATGCCGCCAGCCGTCAGCCGGACTTGGTGATCGTCGACCTCGGCCTGCCGGACGGCGACGGCAAACAACTGATCAGCGAACTGCGCGGCTGGCTGGCGGTGCCGATCCTGGTGCTGTCGGCGCGTGACCGCGAAGAAGAAAAAGTCGCCGCCCTGGACGCGGGCGCCGATGACTACCTGACCAAGCCGTTCGGCGTGCCCGAACTGCTCGCACGCATCCGCGCCCAACTGCGCCGGCACGGACAGACCGGCAGCGTGGTGGCGACCAGCAAGGTGGCGTTCGGCGAAATCGAAGTCGACCTGGCCACCCATGAAGTCTCGCGCGCCGGCCAGCCGGTACACCTGACGCCCATCGAGTACCGCTTGCTCTGCGCGATGATTCGCGGCCAGAGCCGGGTGCTGACCCACCGGCAACTGCTGCTGGAAGTGTGGGGCCTGGACTACGTCGACCGTGCCCACTATCTGCGCGTGCACATGGCGCATTTGCGGCAAAAACTGGAGGCGGACCCGGCGCAGCCGCAGTACTTCATTACTGAGTTGCAGGTGGGTTACCGGTTGGTGGGGGGGTGA
- a CDS encoding LysR family transcriptional regulator — protein MTDNLSGVIAFVKTAEALSFVGAARALGVSASAVGKNVAKLEASLNVRLLHRSTRKVGLTAEGQLFYERCRKILDDLHDARAMLSHAIQAPRGKLRVSLPTIGYRFLFPHMLAFRQTYPEIELELDFNDHLVDVIEEGFDVVIRSGGLADSSLMARKLGPFRFVLCASPAYLREHGRPATLADLERHPCLRYRFATTGKIMDWTLSANPAITALRLPTALTLNNMEAMLSAAVDGHGIAYMPDFLAREALAQGQLDTVLEGHCEDEGQFWALWPSSRHLSPKIRVFVDFAAARLFTPPPTGNPPATQ, from the coding sequence GTGACGGATAATCTCAGCGGCGTGATCGCCTTCGTCAAAACGGCAGAAGCCCTCAGCTTCGTGGGGGCAGCGCGGGCACTGGGGGTTTCCGCCTCGGCGGTGGGCAAGAATGTCGCCAAACTCGAAGCCTCGCTGAATGTGCGCCTACTGCACCGCAGCACGCGCAAAGTCGGCCTGACCGCCGAAGGTCAATTGTTCTACGAGCGCTGTCGGAAAATTCTCGACGACCTGCACGACGCCCGCGCCATGCTTTCCCATGCCATACAAGCGCCCCGTGGCAAGTTGCGCGTCAGCCTGCCGACCATCGGCTACCGCTTTCTCTTTCCGCATATGCTCGCGTTCAGGCAGACCTACCCGGAGATCGAGCTGGAGCTGGATTTCAACGACCACCTGGTGGATGTGATCGAGGAGGGCTTCGACGTAGTGATCCGCAGCGGCGGCCTGGCCGATTCGAGCTTGATGGCCCGCAAGCTGGGGCCGTTCAGGTTTGTGCTGTGTGCATCGCCCGCGTATCTGCGCGAGCACGGGCGGCCGGCAACCCTCGCCGATCTTGAGCGCCACCCATGCCTGCGTTATCGGTTTGCCACCACCGGCAAGATCATGGACTGGACGTTGTCCGCCAACCCCGCGATCACGGCGTTGCGCCTGCCCACCGCGCTGACGTTGAACAATATGGAAGCCATGCTCAGCGCCGCCGTCGATGGCCACGGCATTGCCTACATGCCGGACTTTCTCGCCCGCGAAGCGCTCGCCCAAGGGCAATTGGACACTGTGTTGGAGGGCCATTGCGAGGACGAGGGCCAGTTCTGGGCGTTGTGGCCGTCCAGTCGCCATCTCTCGCCGAAAATCCGCGTGTTCGTGGACTTCGCCGCCGCGCGCCTGTTCACCCCCCCACCAACCGGTAACCCACCTGCAACTCAGTAA